A single window of Pieris rapae chromosome 4, ilPieRapa1.1, whole genome shotgun sequence DNA harbors:
- the LOC111003062 gene encoding brain protein I3 — translation MEKPTVTEQPPPYSASVPSGQPSGPYPQPSPQPGFQSPYPPPPPGYTPYNAPSNQPHLPNYGATNIIIPPAIIAVGACPACRVGILEDDFTCLGILCAILFFPLGILCCLALKNRRCSNCGAMFG, via the exons atGGAGAAGCCAACAGTAACTGAACAACCACCTCCTTACTCTGCGTCTGTTCCATCag GTCAACCAAGTGGACCATACCCTCAACCGTCGCCGCAGCCTGGATTCCAAAGTCCATATCCTCCACCACCACCTGGATACACACCATACAATGCTCCATCTAACCAGCCACACCTACCAAATTATGGAGCCACAAACATTATCATACCACCTGCTATCATTGCCGTTGGAGCCTGTCCCGCATGCCGAGTTGGAATCTTAGAAGACGACTTCACTTGCCTTGGTATACTGtgtgcaattttatttttccctCTTGGAATTTTGTGCTGCCTTGCACTTAAGAATAGAAGATGTTCCAACTGTGGGGCAATGTTTGGATAG
- the LOC111003040 gene encoding protein N-terminal asparagine amidohydrolase isoform X2 — protein MVVVLNGVLADECPTSVRALLAAHPGYRDAAAQLLAAAARVVAPPGLLYVGQRELASVVPHDKNVTIIGSDDATSCIIVVVRHSGSGAVALAHLDGSGTAEAAAAMVGKVQQLAVGYPEGRLELQLIGGFTDPHRYSDELFANIMLSFHRLTEEIDLTLACCCELNTALGGGSPSPLVTGVGVDIRAGDLFPATFPDKGPELPLRCARTITGGPNSSQVLDIYDNAVGMVRIGPFSYDPLRGVDLWLEQADDFILHHLSTTPNAEPPHFVHNIRVTLKFIQQHPFPAVTVFPDSRPHYYRRDEQSGCWIPVRF, from the exons ATGGTGGTCGTGTTAAATGGCGTACTCGCCGATGAGTGCCCGACATCCGTGCGAGCGTTGTTAGCAGCTCACCCCGGCTACAGAGATGCTGCAGCCCAGTTGTTGGCGGCGGCAGCCCGCGTGGTCGCACCACCAGGTCTTCTTTATGTGGGACAGAGAGAGTTGGCATCGGTTGTACCACATGACA AAAACGTCACCATCATTGGCTCAGATGATGCAACATCATGTATTATTGTAGTCGTGAGGCATTCag GGTCTGGAGCAGTAGCATTGGCTCATTTAGATGGCTCTGGTACGGCAGAGGCAGCAGCAGCAATGGTGGGCAAAGTACAGCAACTGGCTGTGGGGTATCCCGAAGGAAGGCTGGAATTGCAGCTAATTGGTGGCTTCACAGACCCTCATAGATATTCCGACGAATTGTTTGCTAATATTATGT TATCATTCCACCGCTTAACCGAAGAAATCGACTTGACTCTGGCCTGCTGCTGCGAGTTGAACACGGCCCTCGGCGGAGGGTCACCTTCTCCTCTGGTCACAGGCGTCGGAGTGGATATCAGAGCTGGTGACCTCTTCCCGGCCACATTTCCTGATAAGGGACCAGAATTGCCCCTCCGATGTGCCAGGACCATTACCGGCGGACCCAATTCATCACAA GTACTGGACATATACGACAACGCAGTGGGTATGGTCCGTATCGGTCCGTTCTCATATGACCCTCTGAGGGGCGTGGACCTCTGGCTGGAGCAGGCCGATGACTTCATTCTGCATCACCTTAGCACCACGCCCAACGCGGAGCCACCGCACTTCGTACACAAT atccGCGTGACGCTAAAGTTCATTCAGCAGCATCCGTTTCCAGCTGTCACGGTGTTCCCCGACAGTCGGCCTCACTACTACCGCCGTGATGAGCAGTCGGGATGCTGGATTCCAGTacgattttaa
- the LOC111003040 gene encoding protein N-terminal asparagine amidohydrolase isoform X1 produces the protein MVLFKFVFSVFAILLHVKEGSMVVVLNGVLADECPTSVRALLAAHPGYRDAAAQLLAAAARVVAPPGLLYVGQRELASVVPHDKNVTIIGSDDATSCIIVVVRHSGSGAVALAHLDGSGTAEAAAAMVGKVQQLAVGYPEGRLELQLIGGFTDPHRYSDELFANIMLSFHRLTEEIDLTLACCCELNTALGGGSPSPLVTGVGVDIRAGDLFPATFPDKGPELPLRCARTITGGPNSSQVLDIYDNAVGMVRIGPFSYDPLRGVDLWLEQADDFILHHLSTTPNAEPPHFVHNIRVTLKFIQQHPFPAVTVFPDSRPHYYRRDEQSGCWIPVRF, from the exons AtggttttgtttaaatttgtgttCAGTGTTTTTGCTATTCTTTTGCACGTTAAAGA AGGCAGTATGGTGGTCGTGTTAAATGGCGTACTCGCCGATGAGTGCCCGACATCCGTGCGAGCGTTGTTAGCAGCTCACCCCGGCTACAGAGATGCTGCAGCCCAGTTGTTGGCGGCGGCAGCCCGCGTGGTCGCACCACCAGGTCTTCTTTATGTGGGACAGAGAGAGTTGGCATCGGTTGTACCACATGACA AAAACGTCACCATCATTGGCTCAGATGATGCAACATCATGTATTATTGTAGTCGTGAGGCATTCag GGTCTGGAGCAGTAGCATTGGCTCATTTAGATGGCTCTGGTACGGCAGAGGCAGCAGCAGCAATGGTGGGCAAAGTACAGCAACTGGCTGTGGGGTATCCCGAAGGAAGGCTGGAATTGCAGCTAATTGGTGGCTTCACAGACCCTCATAGATATTCCGACGAATTGTTTGCTAATATTATGT TATCATTCCACCGCTTAACCGAAGAAATCGACTTGACTCTGGCCTGCTGCTGCGAGTTGAACACGGCCCTCGGCGGAGGGTCACCTTCTCCTCTGGTCACAGGCGTCGGAGTGGATATCAGAGCTGGTGACCTCTTCCCGGCCACATTTCCTGATAAGGGACCAGAATTGCCCCTCCGATGTGCCAGGACCATTACCGGCGGACCCAATTCATCACAA GTACTGGACATATACGACAACGCAGTGGGTATGGTCCGTATCGGTCCGTTCTCATATGACCCTCTGAGGGGCGTGGACCTCTGGCTGGAGCAGGCCGATGACTTCATTCTGCATCACCTTAGCACCACGCCCAACGCGGAGCCACCGCACTTCGTACACAAT atccGCGTGACGCTAAAGTTCATTCAGCAGCATCCGTTTCCAGCTGTCACGGTGTTCCCCGACAGTCGGCCTCACTACTACCGCCGTGATGAGCAGTCGGGATGCTGGATTCCAGTacgattttaa